The following proteins are encoded in a genomic region of Saccharopolyspora antimicrobica:
- a CDS encoding SgcJ/EcaC family oxidoreductase: MTDDEQITALFERMCTAWTAGDARAYGECFTTDCDYVSYDGNRAQGREPVIASHDKLFRGVLYDSALVGRIESIRHVSDGVAIVQATGSVLTAWRTKLPKRRLTRNTIVAVRGAGGWQFTAIHNGRIRPVHPPEPDSPPARLARALVHASRRLGLGRAAAPDRASSRTGQS, translated from the coding sequence ATGACCGACGACGAGCAGATCACCGCGCTGTTCGAGCGCATGTGCACCGCCTGGACCGCCGGTGATGCCCGCGCCTACGGCGAGTGCTTCACGACCGACTGCGACTACGTCTCCTACGACGGCAACCGCGCGCAGGGACGAGAGCCGGTCATCGCCTCCCACGACAAGCTCTTCCGCGGCGTGCTCTACGACTCCGCCCTGGTCGGCCGGATCGAGTCGATCCGGCACGTCTCGGACGGTGTTGCGATCGTCCAGGCCACCGGTTCCGTGCTCACCGCCTGGCGGACCAAGCTGCCGAAGCGACGCCTCACCCGGAACACGATCGTCGCCGTCCGCGGCGCGGGCGGGTGGCAGTTCACCGCGATCCACAACGGACGGATCCGGCCAGTGCACCCGCCGGAGCCGGATTCCCCGCCCGCTCGACTGGCCCGGGCCCTCGTGCACGCCTCTCGACGACTCGGCCTCGGGCGCGCAGCCGCACCGGACCGGGCATCCAGCAGAACGGGGCAGTCGTGA
- a CDS encoding acetyl-CoA C-acetyltransferase: MATARRVAIIGGNRIPFARSGGPYARAANQDMLTAALDGLVARFGLQGERIGEFVAGAVLKHSRDFNLARETVLGSKLDPRTPAHDVQMACATGLEAVVSVANKIALGQLDVGIAGGVDSASDAPIAVNDDLRRVLLRANHAKTAAGRLKALTGVRPQHIVPEIPRNAEPRTGLSMGEHAAKTALAWEIGREAQDELAARSHQRLAAAYERGFFDDLLTSYQGVARDQNLRPDSTAEKLAKLKPVFGRGEDATMTAGNSTPLTDGAATVLLASEEWAAQRRLPVLAYLGDVVSASVDHVSGDEGLLMAPAYAVPQLLDRTGLGLGDFDFYEVHEAFASQVLATLKAWQDPEFCKDRLGRAEPLGEIDPAKLNVVGSSLAAGHPFAATGGRIVATLAKLLAEKGSGRGLISICAAGGQGMTAVLERP; this comes from the coding sequence ATGGCCACCGCTCGACGAGTCGCGATCATCGGCGGCAACCGGATCCCGTTCGCGCGGTCCGGCGGCCCTTACGCCCGCGCCGCCAACCAGGACATGCTGACCGCAGCGCTGGACGGACTGGTCGCGCGCTTCGGCCTGCAGGGCGAGCGGATCGGCGAGTTCGTGGCGGGCGCGGTGCTCAAGCACAGCCGCGACTTCAACCTCGCCCGCGAGACCGTGCTCGGCTCCAAGCTGGATCCCCGCACTCCCGCGCACGACGTGCAGATGGCCTGCGCGACCGGGCTGGAAGCCGTGGTCTCGGTGGCCAACAAGATCGCCCTCGGGCAGCTCGACGTCGGCATCGCCGGTGGCGTCGACTCGGCCAGCGACGCGCCGATCGCGGTCAACGACGACCTGCGCCGCGTCCTGCTGCGCGCCAACCACGCCAAGACCGCAGCCGGCCGGCTCAAGGCGCTGACCGGCGTCCGCCCGCAGCACATCGTCCCGGAGATCCCGCGCAACGCCGAACCGCGCACCGGGCTGTCCATGGGAGAGCACGCCGCGAAGACCGCGCTGGCCTGGGAAATCGGCCGGGAAGCGCAGGACGAGCTGGCCGCGCGCAGCCACCAGCGGCTCGCCGCCGCCTACGAGCGCGGCTTCTTCGACGACCTGCTGACCTCCTACCAGGGCGTGGCCCGCGACCAGAACCTGCGCCCGGACAGCACCGCCGAGAAGCTCGCCAAGCTCAAGCCGGTGTTCGGCCGCGGCGAGGACGCGACCATGACGGCGGGCAACTCGACGCCGCTGACCGACGGCGCCGCCACGGTCCTGCTGGCCAGCGAGGAGTGGGCGGCGCAGCGACGGCTGCCGGTGCTGGCCTACCTCGGTGACGTGGTGTCGGCGTCGGTGGACCACGTCAGCGGCGACGAAGGACTGCTGATGGCCCCGGCCTACGCGGTCCCGCAGCTGCTCGACCGCACCGGCCTGGGGCTGGGCGACTTCGACTTCTACGAGGTGCACGAGGCGTTCGCCTCGCAGGTGCTGGCGACGCTGAAGGCCTGGCAGGACCCGGAGTTCTGCAAGGACCGCCTCGGCCGCGCCGAACCGCTCGGCGAGATCGACCCGGCGAAGCTCAACGTGGTGGGCTCGTCGCTGGCGGCGGGGCACCCCTTCGCCGCGACCGGCGGCCGGATCGTGGCGACCCTGGCGAAGCTGCTGGCGGAGAAGGGATCCGGCCGCGGCCTGATCTCCATCTGCGCGGCGGGCGGCCAGGGCATGACCGCCGTCCTCGAACGCCCCTGA
- a CDS encoding CoA transferase, which produces MAAEWRRTLAGALEALGIERSPDELVVTGELGHLAARLPVEDTAIACIGAALLAAGPAELATGHVAAAVRSEAHFLLNGQSPQDGFAPMSRFWRASDGWVRTHGNYPWHREALQRALGTSDDVAAVGSAIAELPAREVEARVVAAGGIAAAVRSPEQWRAEPPGRAVDAQPLVSARQAGDAAPRRGRFRVLDLTRVIAGPVCTRFLAALGADVLRIDPPHRPERPGSHDALLGKRSAVLDARTPEGLARLHELLDGADVLVHGYRPGALDRFGLDFESLADRHPGLVVVSLSAWGNSGPWGDRRGFDSIVQAASGIAAVESTSDGPGALPCQLLDHGTGYLCAAAVLDGLRRQSEHGGTWLRELSLARTAHWLLDQPRTERPAAPVNVEPWLTSLEGGITAVAPPGRLDGRALTWPFLQPYGTAEPAW; this is translated from the coding sequence ATGGCAGCGGAATGGCGTCGGACACTCGCAGGAGCTCTGGAAGCGCTGGGCATCGAGCGCAGCCCGGACGAGCTGGTCGTGACCGGTGAACTCGGGCACCTGGCGGCCAGGCTCCCGGTCGAGGACACCGCGATCGCGTGCATCGGAGCCGCGCTGCTGGCCGCGGGCCCGGCGGAGCTCGCCACCGGGCACGTCGCCGCCGCGGTGCGCAGCGAGGCCCACTTCCTCCTGAACGGCCAGTCGCCCCAGGACGGCTTCGCGCCGATGTCCCGGTTCTGGCGGGCATCCGATGGCTGGGTCCGGACGCACGGCAACTACCCGTGGCACCGCGAAGCCCTGCAGCGCGCGCTCGGCACGTCCGACGACGTCGCCGCGGTGGGATCGGCGATCGCGGAACTACCGGCGCGAGAGGTGGAGGCCCGCGTGGTCGCAGCCGGTGGAATCGCCGCCGCGGTGCGCAGCCCCGAGCAGTGGCGCGCCGAACCACCGGGACGGGCGGTGGACGCGCAGCCGCTCGTGAGCGCTCGCCAGGCAGGCGACGCGGCACCCCGGCGCGGCCGGTTCCGGGTGCTCGACCTGACCAGGGTGATCGCCGGTCCGGTGTGCACCCGGTTCCTCGCGGCGCTCGGCGCGGACGTCCTGCGCATCGACCCGCCGCACCGCCCGGAACGACCGGGGAGCCACGACGCGCTGCTCGGCAAGCGGAGCGCGGTGCTCGACGCCCGCACGCCGGAAGGCCTCGCGAGGCTGCACGAACTGCTCGACGGGGCGGACGTGCTGGTGCACGGGTACCGGCCGGGTGCGCTCGACCGGTTCGGGCTGGACTTCGAGTCGCTGGCCGACCGGCACCCCGGCTTGGTGGTGGTTTCCCTGTCCGCGTGGGGGAATTCGGGTCCGTGGGGCGATCGGCGCGGTTTCGACAGCATCGTGCAGGCGGCCTCCGGCATCGCCGCCGTCGAGTCCACTTCGGACGGTCCTGGCGCGCTGCCCTGCCAGCTCCTGGACCACGGCACGGGATACCTCTGCGCGGCAGCGGTCCTGGACGGCCTCCGCCGCCAGTCCGAGCACGGCGGCACCTGGCTGCGAGAGCTCTCGCTGGCCCGCACCGCGCACTGGCTCCTGGACCAACCCCGCACCGAACGCCCGGCGGCCCCGGTGAACGTCGAACCGTGGCTGACCTCGCTGGAAGGCGGCATCACCGCCGTTGCCCCGCCCGGCCGACTCGACGGCCGCGCCCTGACCTGGCCGTTCCTCCAGCCCTACGGCACCGCCGAGCCCGCCTGGTGA
- a CDS encoding class I SAM-dependent methyltransferase, with translation MSRSFEELVAEAAAAPVEGWDFSWLDGRATEQRPSWGYQRLLGQRLALASAALDIQTGGGEVLAGVPGFPPVMVATESWPPNVAVATELLHPLGAVVVADPDEPPLPFADAAFDLVTSRHPATVWWSEIARVLKPGGTYFAQHVGPGTMWELVEHFLGPQPEARRKRHPDLEAADARAAGLEVVDVRSERLRAEFSDIGAVVYFLRKVIWTVPGFTVEAHLDRLRDLHEQIRRNGAFIAHATRTLVEARNPASG, from the coding sequence ATGTCGCGTTCGTTCGAGGAGTTGGTGGCCGAGGCCGCGGCCGCTCCGGTCGAGGGCTGGGACTTCTCCTGGCTGGACGGCCGGGCGACCGAGCAGCGGCCCTCGTGGGGCTACCAGCGGTTGCTCGGCCAGCGCTTGGCGCTGGCGTCCGCGGCGCTGGACATCCAGACCGGCGGCGGGGAAGTGCTGGCCGGGGTGCCGGGCTTCCCGCCGGTCATGGTGGCCACCGAGTCCTGGCCGCCGAACGTGGCGGTGGCGACGGAGCTGCTGCACCCGCTGGGCGCGGTCGTCGTCGCGGACCCGGACGAGCCGCCGCTGCCGTTCGCCGACGCGGCCTTCGACCTGGTGACGAGCCGGCATCCGGCCACCGTGTGGTGGTCGGAGATCGCCCGGGTGCTGAAGCCGGGCGGGACGTACTTCGCCCAGCACGTCGGTCCGGGAACCATGTGGGAGCTGGTGGAGCACTTCCTCGGTCCGCAGCCCGAAGCCCGCCGCAAGCGCCACCCGGATCTGGAGGCCGCGGACGCCCGCGCCGCCGGCCTGGAGGTGGTGGACGTCCGCAGCGAGCGCCTGCGCGCGGAGTTCTCCGACATCGGCGCGGTCGTCTACTTCCTGCGCAAGGTGATCTGGACGGTCCCCGGCTTCACCGTCGAGGCGCACCTCGACCGCCTGCGCGACCTCCACGAGCAGATCCGGCGCAACGGCGCGTTCATCGCCCACGCCACGCGGACGCTCGTGGAAGCCCGCAACCCCGCCAGCGGGTGA
- a CDS encoding MarR family winged helix-turn-helix transcriptional regulator, translating to MGTGERHERAALAAEITGPLSRRYSTATVLCHHALAERLGLGPTDLKCLDLLHERAPMTASELAAITGLTTGATTGVVARLERSELLVREPHPHDRRKQVLRPTSKAVREVQAVFDSLPVATDALVEGFDAHQLTAISEFLTRVTDFAYQRGALLRAQALPSGGRRATTSPEHDPEEQR from the coding sequence ATGGGCACCGGAGAACGACATGAGCGCGCCGCACTGGCCGCGGAGATCACCGGCCCGCTGTCCCGCAGGTACAGCACCGCGACCGTGCTCTGCCACCACGCGCTGGCCGAGCGCCTGGGGCTCGGTCCGACCGACCTCAAGTGCCTGGACCTGCTGCACGAACGGGCTCCGATGACCGCGAGCGAGCTCGCCGCGATCACCGGGCTGACCACCGGTGCGACCACCGGCGTGGTCGCGCGGTTGGAGCGGTCCGAGCTGCTGGTCCGGGAGCCCCATCCGCACGACCGGCGCAAGCAGGTGCTGCGCCCCACGAGCAAGGCGGTGCGCGAGGTCCAGGCGGTGTTCGACTCGCTGCCGGTCGCCACCGACGCGCTGGTCGAGGGCTTCGACGCGCACCAGTTGACCGCGATCTCGGAGTTCCTCACCCGCGTGACCGACTTCGCCTACCAGCGCGGTGCGCTGCTGCGCGCGCAGGCGCTCCCGTCGGGTGGCCGCCGAGCGACCACTTCTCCCGAACACGACCCGGAGGAGCAGCGATGA